The following proteins come from a genomic window of Posidoniimonas polymericola:
- a CDS encoding alpha/beta hydrolase: MPRPADFSVEEVSFGTVAGDQLAGWFRQGDPGRGVVVIAHGIHTHRGSSLARARLFAEAGLSSVLFDHRCHGESSGGQVGLGHTERHDVEAAIALARERCPGEPLAVVGYSLGGAAAALADLRGVDAVVLEAVFPTIEAAVGNRTRERLGWFGPLASWALLVQLEPRTGIRCEDLRPVDAVAHLTCPVMIVGGATDAQTTPEDTRRLFAAANEPKELVWFEGLGHQNYAKWAPERYRQTVVRFVAEHLRTVDLWPPAADDTANP; this comes from the coding sequence GTGCCGAGGCCTGCAGACTTTTCCGTGGAGGAGGTCTCGTTCGGCACGGTTGCAGGCGATCAACTCGCCGGCTGGTTCCGCCAGGGCGACCCGGGCCGCGGCGTCGTGGTGATTGCCCACGGCATCCACACCCACCGCGGCTCTTCCCTGGCGAGGGCCCGGCTGTTCGCCGAGGCCGGGCTCTCGAGCGTGCTGTTCGACCACCGCTGCCACGGCGAGAGCTCCGGCGGGCAGGTCGGGCTGGGACACACCGAACGCCACGACGTCGAGGCCGCGATTGCCCTGGCCAGAGAACGCTGCCCAGGCGAACCGCTTGCGGTGGTGGGCTACTCGCTGGGAGGCGCAGCCGCGGCGTTGGCCGACCTGCGGGGCGTCGATGCGGTCGTGCTGGAGGCTGTGTTCCCTACGATCGAGGCCGCGGTCGGCAACCGCACCCGTGAACGCCTAGGTTGGTTTGGCCCGCTGGCGTCGTGGGCATTGCTGGTGCAGCTCGAGCCGCGGACCGGCATCCGCTGCGAGGACCTGCGTCCTGTCGACGCCGTGGCTCATCTGACGTGCCCAGTGATGATCGTGGGGGGCGCGACCGACGCACAGACAACCCCCGAGGACACTCGCCGGCTTTTCGCGGCGGCCAACGAACCGAAGGAGCTGGTCTGGTTCGAGGGACTCGGGCACCAGAACTACGCCAAGTGGGCGCCGGAGCGGTATCGCCAGACGGTGGTCCGCTTCGTGGCCGAGCATCTTCGCACGGTAGATCTTTGGCCGCCCGCCGCCGACGATACTGCCAACCCGTGA
- a CDS encoding carboxypeptidase-like regulatory domain-containing protein: protein MYVYFRVADRDGVAVPRDDFRVSVSGSNEELEAFDRGYYLFSYTTSNTSHYPCKLLFQGEHLKPSEHQFDDAAWRARDAGVITAVRFEKKDKQEFAVKVVDAEGSPIVGASVSLRRYSGNPRSSSSESTDADGLAAFQAYPGRYTAQVNANGYRGTYKVASLEAGRDAEVTITLFTARTARLRVEWNGVSDQQPNSVSGEETVTLSNGAPQVMDRRSQWLGLVQIADRVALGYGNRMYGRRQSSSVESDWLLVLESEGKTPEEVFEAIDLDSLEEWKNGGKSLNKVAPLQYANDALDYYAVEPGDVVIGVATSIDPMNGRPLTRTFKAVVDKGE, encoded by the coding sequence ATGTACGTCTACTTCCGCGTCGCGGACCGGGACGGCGTCGCCGTGCCGCGGGACGACTTCAGGGTCTCGGTGAGCGGGAGCAACGAGGAGCTCGAGGCGTTCGACCGCGGCTACTACCTGTTCAGCTACACCACCAGCAACACCTCCCACTACCCGTGCAAGCTTCTGTTCCAGGGCGAACACCTCAAGCCGTCCGAACACCAGTTCGACGACGCGGCCTGGCGGGCGCGGGACGCGGGCGTGATCACCGCGGTGCGTTTTGAGAAGAAGGACAAGCAAGAATTCGCGGTGAAGGTTGTCGACGCAGAGGGGTCGCCGATTGTGGGCGCCTCGGTGTCGCTGCGACGCTACTCGGGCAACCCCCGCTCTAGCAGCAGCGAATCTACCGACGCCGACGGCCTGGCCGCGTTCCAGGCGTACCCCGGGCGGTACACGGCGCAGGTCAACGCCAACGGGTACCGCGGAACCTACAAGGTGGCGAGCCTCGAGGCCGGTCGCGACGCGGAGGTCACGATCACGCTCTTCACCGCCCGAACGGCGCGGCTCCGCGTAGAGTGGAACGGCGTGAGCGACCAGCAGCCCAACAGCGTAAGCGGGGAAGAAACCGTCACGCTCAGCAACGGCGCCCCCCAGGTGATGGACCGACGATCGCAGTGGCTCGGCCTGGTGCAGATCGCCGACAGGGTCGCGTTGGGGTACGGCAACCGCATGTACGGCCGCCGCCAGAGTTCGTCGGTCGAGTCGGACTGGCTGCTGGTGCTAGAGAGCGAGGGGAAGACACCCGAGGAAGTCTTCGAGGCCATCGACCTCGATTCTCTCGAAGAATGGAAGAACGGCGGGAAGTCCCTGAACAAAGTTGCGCCGCTGCAGTACGCGAATGACGCCCTCGACTACTACGCGGTAGAGCCCGGCGACGTCGTGATCGGCGTCGCGACCTCGATCGACCCGATGAACGGCCGACCCCTGACGCGGACCTTCAAGGCGGTTGTCGACAAGGGCGAGTAG